In one window of Aulosira sp. FACHB-615 DNA:
- a CDS encoding ISL3 family transposase: MKFPVEQILNLPETKVLDCQEVEGAGIIITIEKAVNYCTCPNCGNVSQSIHQDHWRMIHDLPWSEKPVLLKINRRQFKCHKCKKVFSEKLEFVDKSTCYTKRLAANIVEQVLNSNIHSVAQRNDLSDEEVESMLKRQVAQIQKINLREVKRLGIDEIALVKGQGNYLAVIVDLDTRKPIEIVKTRRIEEIGEVLKGWGFEVLEQIQEVSIDLWSPYKSLVEELMPNANITADRFHVMKQVNDELDTMRKSEKKAAMSLEDKSEKERILAGLNKSKYSLIKNEESLNEEQKNRLKAVQEVSSILAKMHSLKENFRQIFESNTSWGDSIIKLLDWMYDAMSFFPKTIGTMVRWFGEIVGYFDGRTTSGIVEGINNKLKLIKRLGYGFRNFNNFRLRSLLNWHFSINSP, encoded by the coding sequence ATGAAATTTCCCGTAGAGCAAATCCTCAATCTACCAGAGACGAAAGTGTTAGATTGTCAAGAAGTGGAAGGAGCAGGAATAATCATCACAATTGAAAAAGCCGTCAACTATTGTACCTGTCCAAATTGTGGAAATGTTAGTCAAAGTATACACCAAGACCATTGGCGAATGATTCACGATTTACCGTGGAGTGAAAAACCAGTTCTGTTAAAAATCAATCGTCGTCAATTTAAATGCCATAAGTGTAAAAAAGTGTTTAGTGAGAAACTAGAATTTGTAGATAAAAGCACATGTTATACAAAAAGACTAGCCGCTAACATAGTAGAGCAAGTATTGAATAGCAACATTCATAGCGTTGCTCAAAGAAACGACCTCAGTGACGAGGAAGTAGAATCTATGTTAAAAAGGCAAGTAGCCCAAATACAAAAGATAAATTTAAGAGAAGTAAAAAGGTTAGGAATAGATGAAATAGCCTTAGTGAAAGGGCAAGGAAATTATCTGGCAGTAATAGTAGATTTAGATACTCGTAAACCAATTGAGATAGTGAAGACAAGAAGGATAGAAGAAATCGGTGAAGTCCTGAAAGGATGGGGATTCGAGGTACTTGAGCAAATCCAAGAAGTGAGTATAGACCTGTGGTCTCCTTATAAAAGTCTAGTCGAAGAATTAATGCCCAATGCAAATATAACTGCTGATAGGTTTCATGTGATGAAACAGGTAAATGATGAATTAGATACAATGCGTAAATCCGAGAAAAAAGCGGCAATGTCTTTAGAAGATAAATCAGAAAAAGAACGAATATTAGCCGGATTAAACAAAAGTAAATACAGCTTGATTAAAAATGAAGAATCGTTAAACGAAGAGCAAAAAAACAGACTGAAAGCTGTCCAAGAAGTATCATCAATTCTAGCAAAGATGCACTCCTTGAAAGAAAATTTTAGACAAATCTTTGAATCGAATACATCTTGGGGAGATAGCATCATTAAATTATTGGATTGGATGTACGATGCCATGTCATTTTTTCCCAAAACTATCGGGACTATGGTTAGATGGTTTGGCGAAATAGTTGGTTATTTTGATGGTAGAACTACCAGTGGTATTGTGGAAGGCATTAATAATAAACTTAAGCTGATTAAACGACTTGGATATGGTTTTCGTAACTTCAACA
- a CDS encoding NACHT domain-containing NTPase codes for MSIAGKRSSLGDEYQLRVALHWLIRLLEDNTIEAIQVNSTGIPGENLSVTVDDIVIVYKNGFACFIQAKKNQPDHNNWSFADAELKHELCKARDQLEARENSEIIFYSRSPFGELKKLVENCNYHPEYSAFIRDAAQNQLNSLKKLAKILERTEEITYSLVKKISFGPTNEFKDWDEQNKLYLERLVPNVDVALPIIERYLVSHETNLRDSRYLITRSDVLTELAKCGLSPTPKRSEAEILTAFRQASMIGRKWLRTIDDESIKRTELPQLIELIEQGSKSILLTDSPGSGKTCLLLDIADYIEREKETVWGLLFIKGDLFTNLQTEQDLVAKGLPEDIVGQCARLADYRRVIVIIDSLDVLSLSRQHDALKIFLGIIDRLEKLDKVTIIVACRNFDLEYDPLLRGRSWQHRVHIKPLDFDNEVKPFLIKWKVDVSQITPELQSLLQIPQNLRIYGKLANLGIFLQSPSVYDLYNSFIEEVVVKNPRLSGEAVVALQNMSEQMMQQRSQSCPKVFFKTSEEIITELNSQQVLWEKSPGVLAFTHQTLGDYIAVRAALAKNQTLADFIFEHPQLPFIRPAIRAFFFYLRAYQGETFRRQVWEVLSHEQIAYHVKRLVCESFSEIAPVEEDWRLLRRIFQYHPDLFRRLLWRANNGYWWNIITQHWLTEAKLLLQDRESWLVQFIGWLAGWINIYPAEVITFLKEAITEKWATPQNLARYIRATLREFQVWGTEGIQELLKILVENFEITHLDSLGRVISRWVQFTNDGDTLLWRYITKNVLTVDIQNGNFRNKLGCQLHEFHQENFLENRLIQSDILLNLVLKEIESWRISLSNTSWDLHHSQGVIHGVDSLTILGSFGYFMEKAKSNEN; via the coding sequence ATGAGTATTGCAGGAAAACGGTCTAGCCTTGGAGATGAATATCAACTACGTGTAGCATTACATTGGCTAATTAGACTTTTAGAAGATAATACCATTGAAGCAATTCAAGTTAATTCAACTGGAATACCTGGAGAAAATTTGTCGGTGACTGTAGATGATATTGTTATTGTCTACAAAAATGGTTTTGCTTGTTTTATCCAAGCCAAGAAAAATCAGCCGGATCACAATAATTGGTCTTTTGCAGATGCAGAACTAAAACACGAATTATGTAAAGCTAGAGATCAACTAGAAGCACGGGAAAACTCAGAAATTATATTTTATTCACGCTCACCTTTTGGTGAATTAAAAAAGTTAGTTGAAAATTGCAATTATCACCCTGAATACTCAGCCTTTATTCGGGATGCAGCACAAAATCAATTAAATTCCTTAAAAAAACTTGCAAAAATTTTAGAGCGAACAGAAGAAATAACATATTCTTTAGTTAAGAAAATAAGTTTTGGCCCTACTAATGAGTTCAAGGACTGGGATGAGCAGAATAAATTATATCTTGAAAGACTTGTGCCAAATGTTGATGTTGCTTTGCCTATAATAGAACGTTATTTGGTAAGCCATGAAACGAATTTAAGGGATTCGAGATACTTAATTACTCGCTCAGATGTATTAACTGAATTAGCTAAATGCGGACTAAGCCCCACCCCAAAACGCAGTGAAGCAGAAATACTTACAGCCTTTAGACAAGCTTCAATGATTGGGCGAAAATGGTTACGAACCATAGATGATGAATCTATTAAGCGCACTGAGTTACCACAATTAATTGAATTAATTGAACAAGGAAGTAAAAGTATTTTACTTACAGACAGCCCTGGTAGCGGTAAGACTTGTTTGTTGCTCGATATTGCAGATTACATTGAGCGTGAAAAAGAAACAGTTTGGGGACTCCTATTTATTAAAGGAGACTTATTTACAAACTTACAAACAGAACAAGATTTAGTAGCTAAAGGTTTACCAGAAGATATTGTTGGTCAATGCGCTCGTCTTGCAGATTATCGCCGTGTTATTGTTATAATTGATTCGCTTGATGTTTTGTCTTTAAGTCGTCAGCATGATGCTCTTAAAATCTTTTTAGGTATTATTGACCGTTTAGAAAAATTAGATAAAGTAACTATTATTGTCGCCTGCCGAAATTTTGACTTAGAATATGACCCTTTGCTTCGAGGCCGTTCTTGGCAACATAGAGTTCATATAAAACCACTTGATTTTGATAATGAAGTTAAACCTTTCTTAATTAAATGGAAAGTTGATGTTTCTCAAATAACTCCTGAACTCCAATCGCTACTACAAATACCTCAAAATTTACGAATTTACGGTAAACTTGCAAATTTGGGTATCTTTTTACAATCTCCTTCTGTGTACGACCTTTACAACAGTTTTATTGAAGAAGTTGTCGTTAAAAACCCAAGACTTAGTGGTGAGGCTGTAGTTGCATTGCAAAATATGTCCGAACAGATGATGCAACAGCGATCGCAATCTTGCCCAAAAGTATTTTTTAAAACAAGCGAGGAAATTATAACAGAATTAAATAGTCAACAAGTGCTATGGGAAAAATCGCCTGGGGTTCTAGCTTTCACTCACCAAACACTAGGAGACTATATCGCTGTCCGCGCAGCACTTGCTAAAAACCAAACTCTAGCAGACTTCATCTTTGAACATCCCCAACTGCCTTTTATTCGTCCAGCAATTAGAGCATTTTTCTTTTATCTGCGTGCATATCAAGGGGAGACTTTTAGGCGGCAAGTATGGGAAGTATTATCTCATGAGCAAATAGCATACCATGTTAAACGCTTAGTTTGCGAGTCTTTCAGTGAGATTGCACCAGTAGAAGAAGATTGGCGATTACTGAGACGCATTTTCCAATATCACCCCGACTTGTTTCGACGGTTATTGTGGAGAGCAAATAACGGTTATTGGTGGAATATTATTACACAGCACTGGTTGACTGAAGCAAAATTATTACTACAAGATAGAGAAAGCTGGTTGGTTCAATTTATTGGATGGTTGGCAGGATGGATAAATATATATCCTGCTGAAGTAATAACATTTTTGAAGGAAGCCATAACTGAAAAATGGGCAACCCCACAAAATCTTGCTAGATACATTCGTGCTACGTTACGTGAGTTTCAAGTATGGGGTACTGAAGGTATACAAGAGTTGCTAAAGATTTTGGTTGAAAATTTTGAAATAACACACCTTGATTCTCTGGGTAGAGTAATCAGCCGATGGGTACAGTTTACTAATGATGGAGATACTTTACTATGGAGGTACATTACAAAAAATGTTCTAACTGTTGACATACAGAATGGTAACTTCCGAAATAAACTAGGTTGTCAACTGCATGAGTTTCATCAAGAAAATTTTTTAGAAAATCGCTTAATTCAATCTGATATTTTACTAAATTTAGTATTGAAAGAAATTGAGTCTTGGAGGATATCTTTATCAAACACATCTTGGGACTTGCATCATAGTCAAGGTGTTATTCATGGAGTAGATAGTTTAACAATTTTAGGTTCTTTCGGATATTTTATGGAGAAAGCAAAAAGTAATGAAAATTAA